The Coffea eugenioides isolate CCC68of chromosome 8, Ceug_1.0, whole genome shotgun sequence genome has a segment encoding these proteins:
- the LOC113780806 gene encoding zinc finger MYM-type protein 1-like, with translation MANRTIDSFFKKRRLEPNGSGEIPCPLRDSSPKHQTKKFCRAESLEFDISSIERDPGKRKSIWKYLEHQRDEVRRAYIKFGPYQPELPIESMVVDKKGRRFLFSWYKLFPDWLEFSPTKNAAFCLPCSLFSKPTDRFGSMAFTTSGFRSWKKVNDGKNCAFLNHIGKDPNSSHKVAMQCYHDLGNSLQHLDKIIEKQNSEQVAKNRLQLQVSIDAAKWCAFQAVAFRGHDESLDSNNRGNFIELIKHVSSYNEKVAAVVLDNAPRNASYTSPTIQKEILSIWSIKIQKHIREEISDSKFSILVDEAQDRSKREQMAIVLRFVDKQGYIRERFFDIVHVHETNSLTLKKEICDVLSRHNLSVQNIRGQGYDGASNMRGEWNGLQALFIQECPYAYYIHCFAHRLQLTLVSTSQEVIPVEQFFTNLSLLINLVSSSCKRVDQLRVARAARIAELIAIDELETGRGQNQMGTLKRPGTTRWGSHFSSICSLFTEYEDICSVLIDVVNYGNTSTQRSEADRVYNFMTSFDFVLVMHMMRDILGFAQVLSQALQCKSQDILNALKLVSVTKDRLQSYRDNGWNELFTNVKTFGDARNIEMPDMNVIYKAGRGRIRKQNDPITMEHHYRIDVFFATVDSQILEMKNRFKEDVIELLILSSALHPKDNFQAFNIEQICQLANKFYSADFTDQKKLHLRTQLELFQIEFSCNSQLQNLSSLQELCQVLAKTRKSMCYTLIDRLIHLILTLPVSTATTERAFSAMKIIKTFLRSRMEEDFLANSMIMYIEKEIARTFDVNSIIDDFDKIKSRRAQFHMSHTVN, from the coding sequence ATGGCCAACAGGACAATTGAttcttttttcaagaaaagacGCCTAGAACCAAATGGAAGTGGTGAAATTCCTTGTCCTCTTCGTGATTCTTCTCCTAAGCATCAAACAAAGAAATTTTGTAGAGCTGAATCATTAGAGTTTGATATTTCATCCATAGAACGTGATCCTGGAAAGAGAAAATCCATTTGGAAATATCTAGAGCATCAAAGGGATGAGGTACGGAGAGCATATATTAAGTTTGGGCCATACCAACCTGAGCTTCCGATTGAATCAATGGTTGTTGACAAGAAGGGCCGacgtttccttttctcttggtaTAAATTGTTTCCAGATTGGTTGGAATTTTCTCCAACAAAGAATGCTGCCTTTTGTCTTCCTTGCTCACTTTTTTCCAAGCCAACGGACCGTTTTGGATCAATGGCCTTCACAACTAGTGGATTTAGATCTTGGAAGAAGGTAAATGATGGAAAAAATTGTGCTTTTTTAAATCACATTGGAAAAGATCCTAACTCATCACACAAAGTGGCAATGCAATGCTATCATGATTTGGGAAACTCATTGCAACATCTTGACAAAATTATTGAGAAGCAAAATTCTGAGCAGGTTGCAAAAAATCGGTTGCAACTTCAAGTTTCCATAGATGCTGCAAAATGGTGTGCATTTCAAGCGGTGGCTTTTAGGGGTCATGATGAAAGTTTAGATTCTAACAATCGAGGTAATTTTATTGAGTTGATCAAGCATGTGTCTTCTTATAATGAAAAAGTGGCTGCTGTGGTTCTTGATAATGCTCCTCGAAATGCATCTTATACTTCTCCTACGATCCAAAAGGAGATATTGTCCATTTGgtcaatcaagatacaaaagcATATTCGAGAGGAGATTagtgattcaaaattttctatacTTGTTGATGAGGCTCAAGATAGATCAAAAAGAGAGCAAATGGCTATTGTTCTTAGATTTGTGGACAAGCAAGGCTATATTCGAGAGAGATTTTTTGACATTGTTCATGTGCACGAAACCAATTCCTTGACTTTGAAGAAGGAGATATGTGATGTCCTTTCTCGCCATAATCTTAGTGTGCAAAACATTCGTGGCCAAGGATATGATGGAGCTAGTAACATGCGTGGAGAATGGAATGGACTGCAAGCATTATTTATTCAGGAGTGCCCCTATGCATATTATATTCACTGTTTTGCTCATCGACTGCAATTAACATTGGTATCAACATCTCAAGAGGTAATTCCTGTGGAACAATTTTTTACAAACTTATCTCTTCTTATAAATTTAGTTTCATCTTCTTGCAAACGGGTGGACCAACTTAGAGTTGCTAGAGCTGCTAGAATTGCTGAATTGATTGCTATTGATGAACTTGAGACTGGTAGGGGTCAGAATCAGATGGGTACCTTAAAACGGCCAGGGACTACAAGATGGGGGTCACATTTTAGTTCTATCTGTAGCTTATTCACAGAATATGAAGACATTTGCTCTGTCCTAATTGATGTTGTCAATTATGGAAATACATCAACTCAAAGAAGTGAAGCTGACAGAGTTTATAATTTCATGACATCCTTTGATTTTGTTCTTGTTATGCATATGATGAGGGACATTTTAGGATTTGCACAAGTACTTTCTCAAGCTTTACAGTGCAAATCTCAAGATATTTTGAATGCCCTTAAATTGGTTTCAGTAACAAAGGATCGACTTCAAAGTTACAGAGATAATGGATGGAATGAATTGTTCACCAATGTAAAGACATTTGGTGATGCACGAAATATAGAGATGCCTGATATGAATGTCATTTATAAAGCAGGTCGAGGAAGAATTCGAAAACAAAATGATCCAATTACCATGGAGCATCACTACAGGATTGATGTGTTTTTTGCAACGGTTGATTCTCAAATACTTGAAATGAAGAATAGGTTTAAGGAAGATGTAATAGAGTTGCTTATTCTTAGTTCAGCATTGCACCCCAAAGATAATTTTCAGGCTTTCAATATTGAACAAATTTGTCAACTTGCAAACAAGTTTTATTCAGCTGACTTCACAGATCAAAAGAAGTTACACTTAAGAACTCAATTAGAGCTTTTCCAGATTGAGTTTTCCTGTAATTCTCAACTTCAAAATTTGTCATCACTTCAGGAGTTGTGCCAAGTGTTAGCGAAGACAAGAAAGTCAATGTGCTATACTCTTATTGATAGATTGATTCATCTTATTTTGACTCTTCCTGTTTCAACAGCTACAACAGAGCGTGCATTTTCTGCTATGAAAATCATCAAGACTTTTTTGCGTTCTAGGATGGAGGAAGACTTTCTTGCCAACTCTATGATAATGTATATTGAGAAAGAAATTGCTAGAACTTTTGATGTAAATTCAATCATTGATGactttgataaaattaaaagtcGTCGTGCACAATTTCATATGTCTCACACAGTCAATTAG